In one window of Thermoproteales archaeon DNA:
- a CDS encoding APC family permease produces the protein MGEEAAPVIFVRRASGLVRTVGPFTAFMLVFTHTVGGGIHKLAVIAAYQHPGAFVPFSFLVTGVLAMIPTALVYTMLGIMMPRTGGDYIFITRGLSPALGFLASWGFWFTEVLSYGIISWYSIDFFVSAATAAGIALKDEGLLATAQWMASTQGHWVLGMTFVFIFGLIALLGMKIYGWIINILGLVAIIGCISNIFILGVWGLAPGATVAGWDRIYGPGAYEKIVAKAFELGDVPVAPFSWEATMSASVGAIWAYIGILSAVFVGGELKAPARSLFVAQVVGTIVIMLYYIALPFLVYAVWIVPQDILSKVGAMSFLTAQGIPPDRVYFTALYFHVYDTLGPDKLAAFLGVPASYLLPPKVITSFTIPLVPSGLEWLQVLNGTVVGIILLKDIPAFFVVASRMVFAWAFDRFFPELFAAVNEKFHSPHWAIILTMIGGAIGVALTAGGDWAAAADTTNLYQFAVMMACLSAAVLPFLRRDLYERSPVKWEISGIPVLSILGAYGFGINMFFFFVATKEIFYYFGAESLMIPIHQSFWMALGAFIFTGFLIHNVKRGIDVKTIYTEIPPA, from the coding sequence ATGGGAGAAGAAGCTGCACCCGTAATATTCGTAAGAAGAGCTAGCGGATTAGTGAGAACAGTAGGACCATTCACGGCTTTCATGCTCGTCTTCACCCACACAGTAGGAGGCGGAATTCACAAATTAGCAGTAATAGCTGCATATCAACACCCAGGCGCGTTCGTGCCATTCTCGTTCTTAGTAACAGGAGTTTTAGCAATGATACCAACAGCACTAGTCTATACGATGCTAGGAATAATGATGCCAAGAACTGGAGGAGACTACATATTCATCACAAGAGGATTAAGCCCCGCTCTTGGATTCCTAGCATCATGGGGCTTTTGGTTTACAGAAGTTCTATCATATGGAATCATCTCCTGGTATTCAATAGACTTCTTCGTGAGCGCCGCGACAGCGGCGGGAATAGCATTAAAAGACGAAGGGCTACTCGCCACTGCCCAGTGGATGGCGTCAACTCAAGGTCACTGGGTATTAGGAATGACTTTTGTATTCATATTCGGACTTATAGCTTTACTAGGAATGAAAATCTACGGATGGATAATCAACATACTAGGATTAGTAGCCATTATAGGATGTATCTCCAACATATTTATTCTAGGAGTATGGGGACTGGCTCCCGGAGCAACAGTAGCAGGATGGGATAGAATATACGGACCAGGAGCATACGAGAAGATAGTAGCAAAAGCTTTTGAATTAGGTGATGTCCCGGTCGCTCCGTTCTCGTGGGAAGCTACAATGAGCGCAAGCGTAGGAGCAATCTGGGCATACATCGGAATCCTATCGGCGGTATTCGTAGGAGGCGAATTAAAGGCTCCAGCAAGATCACTGTTTGTTGCTCAAGTTGTAGGAACTATAGTGATCATGCTCTATTACATTGCCTTGCCATTTCTTGTTTATGCGGTTTGGATAGTACCGCAAGATATTCTATCAAAAGTAGGAGCTATGAGTTTCTTAACAGCACAAGGAATTCCTCCAGATAGAGTATACTTTACAGCATTATACTTCCACGTGTATGATACATTAGGACCTGATAAGCTAGCAGCCTTTCTAGGAGTACCAGCTTCGTACCTATTACCACCGAAGGTAATAACATCATTTACAATACCCTTAGTACCTTCCGGACTAGAATGGTTACAAGTATTAAATGGAACAGTAGTAGGAATAATCTTGCTAAAAGATATTCCAGCATTCTTCGTGGTAGCTAGTAGAATGGTCTTTGCATGGGCATTCGACAGATTCTTCCCCGAACTTTTCGCTGCAGTAAACGAGAAATTCCACAGCCCACACTGGGCTATCATATTAACAATGATAGGTGGCGCAATAGGAGTAGCTCTCACAGCTGGAGGAGACTGGGCTGCAGCTGCCGACACAACCAATTTATACCAGTTCGCAGTTATGATGGCTTGTCTATCCGCTGCCGTTCTACCATTCCTAAGACGTGACCTCTACGAGAGAAGTCCAGTAAAATGGGAAATCTCGGGAATTCCAGTACTGAGCATACTGGGCGCATATGGCTTTGGAATCAACATGTTCTTCTTCTTCGTAGCCACCAAAGAAATATTCTACTACTTCGGTGCTGAATCATTGATGATCCCGATTCACCAGAGCTTCTGGATGGCTTTAGGCGCGTTCATATTCACAGGATTCCTAATACACAACGTCAAGCGCGGAATTGACGTCAAGACTATATATACTGAGATTCCACCCGCATAA